Proteins co-encoded in one Arachis hypogaea cultivar Tifrunner chromosome 11, arahy.Tifrunner.gnm2.J5K5, whole genome shotgun sequence genomic window:
- the LOC140175993 gene encoding uncharacterized protein codes for MDFVLVQTGTGSEVAPPILGGGAIATKSRQQQRSPPRDATQTHERRPFGGTGDNHARIMQELRHRMQDLERRLAERERDQRSPERSPTRSRSRSRSRRTPSPQYESESTRERIRPRRRSRDPIIYARHERRRALNRGNEEAHRENNESRRTARGPVIIGATPFHRSVLEVRLPKHFDKPTDMKYDGTQDPLEHLTAFEARMNLEGVGDEVRCRAFPVTLAGPAIRWFNNLPQGSVTQFTDISRAFLAQFTTRIVKAKHPINLLGVTQRPGEPTRKYLDRFNDECLEIDGLTDSVASLCLTNGLSNEDFRKHLTTKPVWTMQEIQCVAKEYINDEEVSRVVAANKRQPTYNQSRHFEARERPKEHAKDGGPSKPSKPFPRVGKFTNYTPIAASITEVYQQIAEKGILSKPRPLKDRTGENKNLYCEYHKGYGHKTQDCFDLKDALEQAIRDGKLADFSHLIREPRRRNRDNDNEDRSRPTRRRQEPEGDDHGLTVVNVVTARNTAPRSKSAQKKDAKVLAVSTPPVRGLKGLPPISFGPEDQWFDEVPESPPMVITARVGTGLVKRILTVEVYVDDILAKTARPDDLMSDLNDVFSSLRQHGMRLNPLKCAFAMEAGKFLGFMITQRGVEANPEKCQAILQMKSPGCIKDVQRLAGRLTALSRFLGASAARAIPFFNLMRKGMAFEWTPACEEAFNHFKQILAAPPVLGKPKAGEPLYLYLSVTEEALAAVLVTEEARTQQPVYFVSRALQGPELRYSKLERLALALLVSSRRLRQYFQSHRIVVRTDQAIRQILQKPDLAGRMMTWAIELSQYDLQYEPRHAIKAQAMVDFLVEEVVIQHVPREKNTRADLLSKLASTKPGSGNRSLIQGMVKEPTVALHLTESSPSWLDPITNFLELGKLPEDEKAAKALRREAARKFMEFLSGLGVKQKFSSVEHPQTNGQVEAANKVILLGLKKRLDSKKGNWADELPSVLWSYRTTEQSATGETPFRLTYGVDAVIPVEISEPSPRLLLAGMSEAVEKDLIEETREMAHLTETALKQRIALRYNAKVLKRDFEEGDLVLRRNDIGVPTPGEGKLAVNWEGPYRVREVLGKGAYKLEKLDGKEIPRTWNANDLKRFYS; via the exons ATGGATTTCGTGCTGGTCCAGACTGGAACTGGTTCCGAGGTAGCGCCCCCCATACTCGGGGGAGGCGCCATCGCGACGAAATCCCGTCAGCAACAACGATCGCCCCCGAGGGATGCGACGCAGACTCACGAGCGACGCCCCTTCGGGGGGACGGGTGACAACCACGCCAGGATAATGCAAGAACTACGCCACAGAATGCAGGACTTAGAGCGCAGGCTAGCAGAAAGAGAGCGCGACCAACGCTCCCCGGAGCGGAGCCCCACCCGTTCCCGTTCAAGAAGCCGCTCGAGGCGCACGCCGAGCCCCCAATACGAGTCGGAGAGCACTAGGGAACGGATACGCCCCAGAAGAAGAAGTCGCGACCCCATTATCTACGCCCGACACGAGAGGCGGCGTGCGTTGAACAGAGGCAACGAGGAAGCCCACCGCGAGAACAATGAGTCGAGAAGAACTGCCCGAGGACCCGTCATAATAGGAGCGACCCCTTTCCACCGCTCTGTACTCGAGGTCCGACTACCCAAACATTTCGACAAGCCGACAGACATGAAGTATGACGGAACGCAAGACCCCCTGGAACACttgacggccttcgaggccaggatgaacctagaaggggTGGGAGACGAGGTCAGATGTCGCGCTTTCCCGGTCACCTTAGCGGGCCCGGCAATACGGTGGTTTAACAACCTCCCGCAAGGCTCGGTGACCCAATTTACCGACATCAGCCGCGCCTTCTTGGCTCAGTTCACAACTAGGATTGTCAAAGCCAAACACCCAATCAATTTGCTGGGGGTGACACAGAGACCCGGAGAGCCGACCAGGAAGTACCTGGACCGTTTTAACGACGAGTGCTTGGAAATTGACGGTCTGACAGACTCAGTGGCAAGTTTGTGCCTAACGAACGGGTTGTCGAATGAGGATTTCAGGAAACACCTCACCACGAAGCCCGTCTGGACGATGCAAGAGATCCAGTGCGTGGCCAAAGAATACATTaatgacgaggaagtcagccgggttgtggctgccaataaacggcaacCCACCTACAACCAATCCCGGCACTTCGAAGCCAGAGAAAGGCCAAAGGAACACGCCAAGGACGGCGGTCCGAGTAAACCATCCAAACCGTTCCCCCGAGTTGGgaagttcaccaactacacccccATCGCAGCATCGATCActgaagtttaccaacagatagcAGAAAAAGGGATACTGTCGAAGCCCCGACCGCTGAAGGACAGGACGGGAGAAAACAAGAACCTCTACTGCGAGTACCACAAGGGTTAcgggcacaagacccaagactgctttGACCTAAAGGATGCCCTCGAGCAAGCTATCAGGGACGGCAAACTCGCCGACTTCTCCCACCTTATAAGGGAACCAAGGAGACGCAACCGGGACAACGACAACGAGGACAGATCCCGACCAACAAGACGACGGCAGGAGCCAGAGGGTGACGACCACGGTCTCACGGTGGTAAACGTGGTGACGGCCAGGAATACCGCCCCGAGGTCGAAATCGGCGCAGAAGAAAGACGCCAAGGTCTTAGCGGTCTCCACCCCACCTGTTAGAGGTCTTAAGGGTCTCCCACCTATCTCTTTCGGCCCGGAGGACCAATGGTTTGACGAAGTGCCGGAAAGTccgcccatggtcatcacggctaGGGTCGGAACTggcctcgtcaaacgaatcctg ACAGTGGAAGTCTATGTAGATGACATACTCGCAAAGACCGCCCGACCTGACGATCTCATGAGTGACCTTAACGACGTTTTCTCGTCCCTACGACAACATGGCATGAGGCTTAATCCACTCAAATGCGCGTTCGCcatggaggccggaaagttcCTAGGATTCATGATCACTCAAAGAGGAGTGGAAGCCAATCCCGAAAAATGCCAAGCGATCCTTCAAATGAAGAGTCCAGGTTGCATCAAAGACGTCCAGAGACTTGCTGGGAGATTGACAGCTTTGTCCCGTTTCCTCGGCGCATCGGCGGCAAGGGCCATACCTTTCTTCAACCtaatgagaaagggaatggcGTTCGAATGGACACCAGCGTGCGAAGAGGCGTTCAACCACTTCAAGCAAATCTTGGCGGCACCACCAGTCCTCGGGAAACCCAAAGCCGGAGAACCACTCTACCTCTATCTATCAGTAACCGAGGAAGCGCTTGCCGCGGTCCTCGTTACAGAAGAAGCAAGGACGCAACAGCCTGTCTACTTTGTGAGCAGGGCACTCCAGGGACCAGAGCTGAGGTACAGTAAACTGGAAAGACTGGCGCTGGCGCTCCTAGTATCCTCCCGAAGGTTAAGACAATACTTCCAGAGTCACCGTATAGTTGTGAGGACAGATCAGGCGATTCGGCAAATACTGCAAAAACCTGATTTGGCTggtaggatgatgacctgggccatcgagctctcACAATATGACCTACAGTATGAGCCTCGACACGCAATCAAGGCCCAGGCAATGGTAGACTTCTTGGTGGAG GAGGTCGTTATCCAGCACGTTCCAAGAGAAAAGAACACACGAGCAGACCTTTTGTCGAAGCTTGCGAGCACAAAGCCAGGATCGGGCAACCGGTCGCTCATCCAGGGCATGGTGAAGGAACCAACGGTCGCCCTCCACCTGACGGAGTCGAGCCCCTCGTGGCTGGATCCCATTACCAACTTCCTGGAACTCGGCAAGTTACCTGAAGATGAAAAGGCGGCCAAAGCTTTAAGAAGGGAGGCGGCCAG GaagttcatggaattcctctctgGCCTGGGGGTAAAGCAAAAGTTCTCCTCagtagaacacccccaaacaaacgggcaAGTAGAGGCCGCAAACAAAGTCATCCTTCTTGGTCTAAAGAAGCGCCTAGACAGTAAGAAGGGAAACTGGGCCGACGAACTCCCCTCCGTCTTATGGTCCTACCGGACAACCGAGCAAAGCGCCACGGGGGAAACCCCCTTTCGCCTAACCTATGGGGTCGACGCGGTAATACCAGTCGAAATCAGCGAACCAAGTCCCCGACTACTCCTCGCGGGCATGAGCGAAGCGGTTGAGAAAGACCTGATCGAAGAAACAAGGGAGATGGCTCACCTAACAGAAACGGCGctgaaacaaagaatagccctgCGTTACAACGCCAAAGTCCTCAAACGAGACTTCGAAGAAGGGGACCTCGTCCTGCGACGCAACGACATCGGCGTCCCGACCCCAGGGGAAGGCAAGCTGGCGGTAaattgggaaggcccctacagggtAAGGGAGGTACTCGGCAAGGGCGCTTACAAACTCGAAAAACTTGACGGCAAGGAAATACCCAGAACATGGAACGCAAACGACCTAAAGAGGTTCTACTCCTGA
- the LOC112720011 gene encoding 3-oxo-Delta(4,5)-steroid 5-beta-reductase, protein MALQYPNDGDANRNVAIIFGVTGLVGRELARRLLLEPSSSNWKVYGIARNIVLDESLPNYPSYHFISCNLLNPLETQKKLSCLHDVTHVFWVTWASQFPLETQESCEINKVMMSNALSSLFPNAKNLKHVSLQTGTKHYISLQGPFDNTNNNNKFYYYHEEFPRISKGFNFYYTLEDLLMEKLNGTKVSWSVHRPGLLLGSSIRSYYNFMGSLCVYGAICKHLNLPFVFGGTKKCWEENYIDGSDARLVADQHIWAATKCDEGLFTNGGEAFNSINGFSFTWKEMWPIIGKKLGVYVPQEMFVENFLFSRAMAEKQHVWEEIVMENGLVQTSIDNLANWELLDALFRFPLKLLGSRDKVDRLGFGARYKTLNSILYWIDCMRDEKLIP, encoded by the coding sequence ATGGCATTGCAATATCCCAATGATGGTGATGCTAATAGAAATGTTGCAATCATATTTGGGGTCACTGGGCTTGTTGGGAGGGAACTAGCTAGGAGATTGCTTCTAGAACCTTCTTCTTCTAATTGGAAGGTCTATGGCATAGCTAGAAACATTGTTCTTGATGAGTCACTTCCAAATTATCCCTCTTACCATTTCATTTCTTGCAATTTGTTGAACCCTTTGGAGACTCAAAAGAAGCTTTCATGTCTTCATGATGTGACTCATGTGTTTTGGGTCACATGGGCAAGTCAATTCCCATTAGAGACACAAGAGAGTTGTGAGATCAACAAGGTAATGATGTCAAATGCTTTGAGTTCTTTGTTCCCAAATGCAAAGAATTTAAAGCATGTTTCACTCCAAACAGGGACAAAGCACTATATTTCACTTCAGGGTCCATttgataatactaataataataacaagttCTATTATTACCATGAAGAGTTTCCAAGAATTTCTAAAGGTTTTAACTTTTATTACACACTTGAGGATCTTCTTATGGAGAAATTGAATGGTACTAAGGTATCTTGGTCTGTTCATAGGCCTGGTTTATTGTTGGGGAGTTCTATTAGGTCATATTACAATTTCATGGGTAGTTTATGTGTTTATGGTGCAATTTGTAAGCATTTGAATCTCCCTTTTGTGTTTGGTGGGACCAAGAAATGTTGGGAGGAGAATTACATTGATGGGTCAGATGCTAGGCTTGTAGCTGATCAACACATTTGGGCAGCAACAAAATGTGATGAAGGCCTTTTCACAAATGGAGGAGAAGCTTTTAATTCAATTAATGGGTTTAGTTTCACTTGGAAAGAGATGTGGCCAATTATTGGTAAGAAGCTTGGTGTTTATGTTCCACAAGAGATGTTTGTTGAGAACTTCTTGTTTTCTAGGGCTATGGCTGAGAAGCAACATGTTTGGGAGGAGATTGTGATGGAAAATGGGTTGGTCCAAACAAGTATTGATAATTTGGCTAATTGGGAATTACTTGATGCTTTGTTTAGGTTCCCTTTGAAGCTTTTGGGGAGTAGAGATAAAGTTGATAGGCTTGGTTTCGGTGCAAGGTATAAGACATTGAATTCAATATTGTATTGGATCGATTGCATGAGAGATGAGAAGCTTATTCCCTAG
- the LOC112720012 gene encoding E3 ubiquitin-protein ligase AIRP2, with amino-acid sequence MGKCSFQDSLKTLEADIQYANTLALSNPRDKDGGCYQMRLSYSPAAPIFLFLVQWADFRLAAALGLLRILIYVNCGSGKNTMSIYERKASIRQFYSVIFPALLQLQKGITDLEERKQKEMYLLRYQSKSDFEEKGGEYEIDNEREEECGVCLEVKGKVVLPNCCHTMCLNCYRSWFVRSESCPFCRDSLKRMDSGDLWIYTDKSDIVDVGTIYRENSKMLFLYIEKLPLVIPDPRHVSYDPFLR; translated from the exons ATGGGAAAGTGCTCCTTTCAGGATTCCCTCAAAACTTTGGAAGCTGATATTCAGTATGCTAATACACT GGCATTAAGTAATCCAAGGGATAAAGATGGAGGATGCTATCAGATGAGACTATCATACAGTCCAGCAGCCCccatttttctgtttcttgttcagTGGGCAGATTTTCGCCTTGCTGCTGCTCTTGGTCTCCTCAGAATCCTAATTTACGTG AACTGTGGAAGTGGGAAGAATACCATGTCAATATATGAAAGGAAAGCAAGTATTAGGCAATTTTACT CTGTGATATTCCCTGCTTTATTACAACTCCAGAAAGGGATCACGGATTTGGAGGAAAGAAAACAGAAGGAAATGTATTTGCTTAGGTACCaaagtaaaagtgattttgaagAGAAAGGAGGAGAATATGAAATTGACAATGAAAGAGAAGAGGAATGTGGTGTTTGCTTGGAGGTGAAAGGGAAAGTTGTGCTGCCTAATTGCTGCCACACTATGTGTTTGAATTGCTACAGATCTTG GTTTGTGAGGTCTGAGTCTTGCCCCTTCTGTAGGGATAGCCTAAAGAGAATGGACTCTGGTGACCTTTGGATTTACACAGACAAGAGTGACATTGTTGATGTTGGCACAATTTACAGAGAGAATTCCAAGATGCTATTTCTGTATATAGAGAAGTTGCCCCTTGTAATTCCTGACCCAAGACATGTATCCTATGATCCATTCCTAAGGTGA